From a single Silene latifolia isolate original U9 population chromosome 6, ASM4854445v1, whole genome shotgun sequence genomic region:
- the LOC141658491 gene encoding putative recombination initiation defects 3 isoform X2 encodes MKLKINKACDLNSISVLPPHARSSLLPPQSQSQPRSQLSQQSFSQGMSSQQNAMFSQISQNSFDEENQRFSSQEKDNSVKRLSCLAPSSYPRDESQLPISRSSANLTRRWSSSLPEQKCQLNDELEHKFATMETLVSRLGMILDSVQSDVMQVNKGTKELSLAVEGIRQKLIAQDDSLHLLNRGQEELKTNLDVGLRSVSNQLSNMYQKDQMQEIMSTVMTFPNQIQTIVHKQAEELSKWLSDDLQAIFCSLNTLNQKHLPLAILPPKVTGGDSSQQKPLVRSEPQPTTIFNHGQFGPKTEPGGWKTVKPDRPTQSNRQGNSCRNIKQRRFSPLARPQKVVVSLDDDSDDEFSCIVVEKELDNFLLDEEAEQILKKARRRKRKQSCKRVC; translated from the exons ATGAAGTTGAAGATTAACAAAGCTTGCGATCTCAATTCCATCTCCGTTCTCCCTCCTCACGCCAG ATCGAGCTTATTGCCGCCGCAGTCGCAATCGCAACCTCGATCGCAACTGTCGCAGCAGTCGTTCTCTCAAGGAATGTCGTCGCAACAAAATGCGATGTTCTCGCAGATTTCGCAGAACTCTTTCGACGAAGAAAATCAA AGATTTAGCTCACAAGAGAAAGATAACTCGGTGAAAAGATTGTCTTGCCTTGCCCCCAGCTCTTACCCTCGTGATGAAAGCCAGTTGCCGATATCCAGGTCGTCTGCAAATTTAACACGCAGATGGAGCTCTTCTTTACCAGAACAGAAAT GTCAACTTAATGATGAACTTGAACATAAATTCGCGACAATGGAAACATTGGTCAGCAGGTTGGGCATGATCTTGGATTCTGTTCAGTCTGATGTCATGCAAGTCAATAAAGGAACAAAAGAGCTTTCACTTGCAG TGGAAGGTATTCGCCAGAAGTTAATTGCTCAGGATGATTCACTTCATCTGCTG AATCGAGGACAAGAAGAGTTGAAAACTAACCTGGATGTGGGATTGAGATCAGTTAGCAATCAATTGAGCAACATGTACCAGAAGGACCAGATGCAAGAGATTATGTCTACAGTTATGACTTTTCCGAACCAAATTCAGACTATTGTCCACAAACAGGCGGAAGAGCTTTCAAAATGGTTATCTGATGACCTGCAG GCAATCTTTTGCAGCCTAAATACCTTAAATCAAAAGCATCTTCCCCTTGCTATCCTCCCTCCAAAG GTGACTGGTGGTGATTCTTCACAGCAGAAGCCACTCGTCAGAAG TGAACCTCAACCCACGACGATATTTAATCATGGACAGTTTGGTCCAAAGACTGAACCGGGAGGCTGGAAAACTGTTAAACCAGACcgacctactcaatcaaatagaCAAGGAAACTCCTGCAGAAATATTAAACAAAGAAGGTTTTCCCCACTG GCTAGACCGCAGAAAGTGGTTGTCAGTTTGGACGATGACTCAGATGACGAGTTCTCTTGCATTGTAGTTGAAAAGGAATTAg ATAATTTTTTACTGGATGAAGAGGCTGAACAGATTCTCAAGAAAGCAAGAAGGAGAAAGAGGAAACAGAGTTGTAAAAGAGTTTGTTAA
- the LOC141658491 gene encoding putative recombination initiation defects 3 isoform X1: MKLKINKACDLNSISVLPPHARRSSLLPPQSQSQPRSQLSQQSFSQGMSSQQNAMFSQISQNSFDEENQRFSSQEKDNSVKRLSCLAPSSYPRDESQLPISRSSANLTRRWSSSLPEQKCQLNDELEHKFATMETLVSRLGMILDSVQSDVMQVNKGTKELSLAVEGIRQKLIAQDDSLHLLNRGQEELKTNLDVGLRSVSNQLSNMYQKDQMQEIMSTVMTFPNQIQTIVHKQAEELSKWLSDDLQAIFCSLNTLNQKHLPLAILPPKVTGGDSSQQKPLVRSEPQPTTIFNHGQFGPKTEPGGWKTVKPDRPTQSNRQGNSCRNIKQRRFSPLARPQKVVVSLDDDSDDEFSCIVVEKELDNFLLDEEAEQILKKARRRKRKQSCKRVC, translated from the exons ATGAAGTTGAAGATTAACAAAGCTTGCGATCTCAATTCCATCTCCGTTCTCCCTCCTCACGCCAG AAGATCGAGCTTATTGCCGCCGCAGTCGCAATCGCAACCTCGATCGCAACTGTCGCAGCAGTCGTTCTCTCAAGGAATGTCGTCGCAACAAAATGCGATGTTCTCGCAGATTTCGCAGAACTCTTTCGACGAAGAAAATCAA AGATTTAGCTCACAAGAGAAAGATAACTCGGTGAAAAGATTGTCTTGCCTTGCCCCCAGCTCTTACCCTCGTGATGAAAGCCAGTTGCCGATATCCAGGTCGTCTGCAAATTTAACACGCAGATGGAGCTCTTCTTTACCAGAACAGAAAT GTCAACTTAATGATGAACTTGAACATAAATTCGCGACAATGGAAACATTGGTCAGCAGGTTGGGCATGATCTTGGATTCTGTTCAGTCTGATGTCATGCAAGTCAATAAAGGAACAAAAGAGCTTTCACTTGCAG TGGAAGGTATTCGCCAGAAGTTAATTGCTCAGGATGATTCACTTCATCTGCTG AATCGAGGACAAGAAGAGTTGAAAACTAACCTGGATGTGGGATTGAGATCAGTTAGCAATCAATTGAGCAACATGTACCAGAAGGACCAGATGCAAGAGATTATGTCTACAGTTATGACTTTTCCGAACCAAATTCAGACTATTGTCCACAAACAGGCGGAAGAGCTTTCAAAATGGTTATCTGATGACCTGCAG GCAATCTTTTGCAGCCTAAATACCTTAAATCAAAAGCATCTTCCCCTTGCTATCCTCCCTCCAAAG GTGACTGGTGGTGATTCTTCACAGCAGAAGCCACTCGTCAGAAG TGAACCTCAACCCACGACGATATTTAATCATGGACAGTTTGGTCCAAAGACTGAACCGGGAGGCTGGAAAACTGTTAAACCAGACcgacctactcaatcaaatagaCAAGGAAACTCCTGCAGAAATATTAAACAAAGAAGGTTTTCCCCACTG GCTAGACCGCAGAAAGTGGTTGTCAGTTTGGACGATGACTCAGATGACGAGTTCTCTTGCATTGTAGTTGAAAAGGAATTAg ATAATTTTTTACTGGATGAAGAGGCTGAACAGATTCTCAAGAAAGCAAGAAGGAGAAAGAGGAAACAGAGTTGTAAAAGAGTTTGTTAA